A genomic region of Actinomycetota bacterium contains the following coding sequences:
- a CDS encoding ABC transporter permease: protein MRRLAGLVAEAIRMAVARPVSSAITGLIVAGVCGVILSTTGQSVQAERQVLGRIDDAGTRSVVVTDTNGSAGIRPDAIGRIGRLSGVEWVVGFGSAADVHAAGIPGGNPAAVRAVYGALPPEVDTSAWDGTPGTVLVGPDAQTTLGLDIPAGGVATRDGTDYAVVGWFDAADPLGFLNRSLLAAPDPDAVDPTLRTIEILVDRPEDVAAVADAIYGLLDAQDPTSVGIQTSETLAQIRKAVQGELGRYSRRLVTLILAVGLILVGLNVYGTVTTARRDYGRRRALGASRPDIITLVTIQTVTIAIGGTLAGSIAGGAIIWQLTATAPDAGFTVAIAILATLTAGIAAIPPAMVAAWRDPVSILRVP, encoded by the coding sequence GTGAGACGCCTCGCGGGTCTCGTCGCAGAAGCGATCCGGATGGCGGTCGCGCGGCCCGTCTCGTCGGCGATCACCGGACTGATCGTCGCCGGGGTGTGCGGCGTGATCCTTTCCACGACCGGCCAGTCCGTACAGGCCGAACGACAGGTCCTCGGCCGTATCGACGACGCCGGCACCCGCAGCGTTGTGGTCACCGACACGAACGGGTCCGCAGGGATCCGTCCCGACGCCATCGGTCGGATCGGGCGGCTGTCGGGTGTGGAGTGGGTTGTCGGGTTCGGATCTGCGGCCGATGTGCACGCCGCAGGGATCCCTGGCGGGAACCCGGCTGCGGTGCGTGCCGTCTACGGGGCTCTCCCGCCGGAAGTCGACACCTCAGCCTGGGATGGGACACCTGGCACGGTCCTGGTCGGACCCGACGCGCAGACCACACTCGGCCTCGACATTCCCGCCGGCGGTGTGGCGACCCGAGACGGGACCGACTATGCGGTCGTCGGCTGGTTCGACGCCGCCGACCCATTGGGGTTCTTGAACCGGTCCCTGCTCGCCGCCCCCGACCCAGATGCTGTCGACCCGACCCTGCGCACCATCGAGATCCTCGTCGACCGTCCCGAAGACGTCGCTGCGGTCGCTGACGCCATCTACGGCCTCCTCGATGCCCAAGACCCCACCTCGGTCGGTATCCAAACCTCGGAGACGCTCGCCCAGATCCGCAAAGCCGTCCAAGGTGAACTCGGCCGATACTCGAGACGGCTCGTCACCCTCATCCTCGCCGTCGGATTGATACTGGTCGGACTAAACGTCTACGGGACGGTCACCACCGCACGACGCGACTACGGACGCCGCCGCGCCCTCGGCGCGTCCCGACCCGACATCATCACCCTCGTCACCATCCAAACCGTCACCATCGCCATCGGTGGCACCCTCGCCGGCTCCATCGCCGGCGGCGCAATCATCTGGCAGCTCACCGCAACCGCACCCGACGCCGGGTTTACTGTCGCTATCGCCATCCTCGCCACCCTCACCGCCGGGATTGCAGCCATCCCGCCCGCGATGGTCGCCGCATGGCGCGACCCCGTCTCCATCCTCCGAGTCCCCTAA